From a single Microbacterium murale genomic region:
- a CDS encoding ABC transporter ATP-binding protein: protein MSTQTPTPPAPTTGATDAVPRLHIQGLGRDFATRSGTTHAVSGVDLSIQRGEFVALIGRSGCGKTTLLRMIGGLLAPSAGTIEVDGNNLWRGSTVDESAITKLGFVFQESNLFPWLSVLDNIALPMKLRGAGKQDRRARASELAELVGLGGFEKSYPRELSGGMRQRAAIARSLSTEPDLLLMDEPFGALDALTRERMNLELQRIVLETKSTVVFVTHDIPEAVFLADRVVHMTPRPGRVRQVLPVVEPKPRTVDSTTTPEFNEIVRNLRHDIDEEN, encoded by the coding sequence ATGAGCACACAGACTCCGACACCGCCTGCACCCACCACGGGCGCAACGGACGCTGTTCCCCGACTGCACATCCAAGGCCTCGGACGCGACTTCGCCACCAGGTCCGGTACCACCCACGCTGTCTCGGGCGTTGATCTGAGCATTCAGCGCGGTGAGTTCGTCGCACTGATCGGGCGGTCGGGGTGCGGCAAGACGACACTGCTGCGAATGATCGGTGGCCTGCTCGCACCCAGTGCTGGAACGATCGAGGTCGACGGCAACAACCTGTGGCGGGGATCGACGGTGGACGAGTCGGCCATCACGAAGCTCGGCTTCGTCTTCCAGGAGAGCAACCTGTTCCCTTGGCTCTCGGTACTCGACAACATCGCTCTCCCGATGAAGCTGCGAGGCGCTGGCAAGCAGGATCGTCGGGCACGCGCCTCCGAGCTTGCAGAGCTCGTCGGCCTCGGTGGATTCGAGAAGTCGTACCCACGCGAACTCTCCGGCGGGATGCGCCAGCGAGCCGCGATCGCGCGCTCGCTGTCGACCGAACCAGATCTCCTCCTCATGGACGAGCCGTTCGGCGCATTGGACGCGCTCACCCGCGAGCGTATGAACCTCGAACTGCAGCGCATCGTGCTCGAGACCAAGTCGACAGTCGTCTTCGTCACCCATGACATCCCGGAGGCGGTGTTCCTCGCCGATCGAGTTGTGCACATGACGCCGCGACCGGGTCGAGTGCGCCAAGTGCTGCCGGTCGTCGAGCCGAAACCGCGCACGGTCGACTCCACGACGACACCGGAATTCAACGAGATCGTGCGGAACCTCCGCCACGACATTGACGAGGAGAACTGA
- a CDS encoding ABC transporter substrate-binding protein, protein MPIAAQKHSPWSSRSRLRAAAAVLIAASLALTGCAGADSAPATEGGEAPAQLDKIVVVSFLPLQSFTFTPEMYAYSAGIFEEHGLDVQLQPVQGTSAAIQTLLGGATPITRVSTVDVLPGMESGQPIVGVGTMAYRSNLRVISTKENPIESAEDMEGKVIGLGSVGGTSEKMLNFALDDADVPRDSVTRQAVPVTAATYELVKQGQLDGYVVSLDTSIGIVEQNEDAVSSPAGLVDAPERQVWITTKSNLEDPGQVEDIERFLAAIKEATQELIDDRENDFANVLATLRDSGDWDFAALKDDAIAVQALETYTTETWIDSTGTVGLLENDDDYWTDIYDAYVDGGLLEGGGDPSAWITSDLLPAN, encoded by the coding sequence ATGCCCATAGCAGCGCAGAAACACAGCCCCTGGTCCTCCCGCTCGCGCCTTCGGGCAGCGGCAGCCGTGCTTATCGCGGCATCGCTCGCGCTGACCGGGTGCGCGGGTGCAGACAGCGCACCCGCGACAGAGGGAGGGGAAGCCCCGGCGCAACTCGACAAGATCGTGGTGGTGTCGTTCCTCCCGCTCCAGTCGTTCACGTTCACACCCGAGATGTACGCATACTCCGCCGGAATATTCGAAGAGCACGGTCTCGACGTTCAACTGCAACCGGTGCAGGGCACCTCTGCGGCGATCCAGACCTTGCTCGGCGGTGCCACACCGATCACCCGGGTGAGTACCGTCGACGTCCTGCCCGGAATGGAATCGGGTCAGCCCATCGTGGGCGTCGGCACGATGGCATACCGCAGCAATCTGCGCGTCATTTCAACCAAGGAGAACCCGATCGAGTCCGCAGAGGACATGGAAGGCAAAGTGATCGGCCTCGGTTCGGTCGGCGGTACGAGCGAGAAGATGCTCAACTTCGCCCTCGACGACGCCGACGTACCGCGTGATTCGGTCACCCGACAGGCGGTGCCGGTGACGGCGGCCACATACGAGCTGGTGAAGCAGGGGCAGCTCGACGGCTACGTCGTCAGCCTCGACACATCGATCGGCATCGTCGAGCAGAATGAGGATGCCGTCTCCAGCCCCGCGGGTCTGGTCGACGCTCCAGAGCGCCAGGTCTGGATCACGACGAAGTCGAATCTTGAAGACCCCGGCCAGGTCGAAGACATCGAACGCTTCCTCGCTGCGATCAAGGAAGCGACACAGGAGCTCATCGACGATCGGGAGAATGACTTCGCGAATGTGCTGGCCACCCTGCGCGACAGCGGTGACTGGGACTTCGCAGCCTTGAAAGACGACGCGATCGCGGTTCAGGCTCTCGAGACCTACACGACCGAGACGTGGATCGACTCGACGGGAACCGTCGGCCTGCTCGAGAACGATGACGACTACTGGACGGACATCTACGACGCGTACGTCGACGGCGGCCTGCTCGAGGGCGGTGGTGATCCGTCGGCCTGGATCACGAGCGACCTGCTTCCGGCCAACTGA
- a CDS encoding aconitase X swivel domain-containing protein: MTVELRGRGIVPGVVEAEALVTHDPISGFGGIDVATGTVIEPRHELFGVCFTGKVLVFPGAKGSSGWSGFFQSTRLMGTAPAAMVFNVVTTKAVLGAIVTRVPTVVEAAPNPLDVVRTGDLLRVDGNTGVVTVLQ, encoded by the coding sequence ATGACGGTGGAACTGCGCGGCCGCGGAATCGTGCCCGGTGTCGTCGAGGCGGAAGCGCTCGTCACACACGACCCGATCTCAGGATTCGGCGGGATCGATGTGGCGACCGGCACGGTGATCGAACCGCGGCACGAGCTGTTCGGCGTGTGCTTCACGGGCAAGGTCCTCGTGTTCCCTGGGGCGAAGGGCTCATCGGGTTGGTCGGGCTTCTTCCAGTCGACGCGGCTCATGGGCACCGCCCCTGCCGCGATGGTCTTCAACGTCGTCACGACCAAGGCCGTACTGGGGGCGATCGTCACCCGGGTGCCCACGGTCGTCGAGGCTGCACCGAATCCGCTTGACGTGGTTCGCACCGGGGACCTGCTGCGTGTCGACGGGAACACCGGTGTCGTAACAGTGCTTCAATGA
- a CDS encoding aconitase X catalytic domain-containing protein, translated as MKLTDEESSMRDGVEGDAVAAAMDLLIRYGDALGAERLVDTRNVAGTMTQPSPAKAQLVREKGWAKAYAVINLDSDDDFEIPRMKVPTCQLQHGFSDDADGLTSYSKQSIELQADAESYYSERGVNVLATCTPYQVGNLPVRGEHVAWMESSAVVYANSVLGARTNCEGGASTGAAALTGKIPYWGNHLTENRYATHLLQADTSIDTFQEWGLLGYYVGEVVQEARPAIVGSLAQPDLADLKHFGAATATSGGVEIYHIPGITPEAPTLEAAFGGGTVPEAIRYGDAERRWAYETLNAQGDSDDVDFILLGCPHASLDQVAQVAHLLEGRRLHEGTELWVMTPRALRTMADRNGYTQTIMRAGGKVLTDSCPAMSRAAPPGTRVFATDSAKQAHYLPAILGIEAWFGTLDECVDAAITGRWRGELA; from the coding sequence ATGAAGCTCACGGATGAAGAGAGCTCGATGCGCGACGGCGTGGAGGGCGACGCCGTCGCGGCCGCGATGGACCTGCTCATCCGCTACGGTGACGCCCTCGGAGCAGAGCGTCTCGTGGATACGCGCAATGTGGCGGGAACGATGACCCAGCCGTCGCCGGCGAAGGCCCAGCTGGTGCGCGAGAAGGGCTGGGCCAAGGCATACGCCGTCATCAATCTCGACAGCGACGACGACTTCGAGATCCCTCGCATGAAAGTGCCCACGTGCCAGCTGCAGCACGGTTTCTCGGACGACGCGGACGGGCTGACGAGCTATTCGAAGCAGTCGATCGAACTGCAGGCCGACGCGGAGTCCTACTACTCGGAGCGCGGCGTCAACGTTCTGGCCACGTGCACTCCCTACCAGGTGGGCAACCTCCCCGTGCGTGGCGAACACGTCGCGTGGATGGAGTCCTCGGCCGTCGTATACGCGAATTCGGTTCTCGGTGCGCGGACCAACTGCGAAGGCGGCGCCTCCACCGGGGCCGCGGCACTCACGGGCAAGATTCCGTACTGGGGCAATCACCTCACCGAGAATCGCTATGCGACACATCTTCTCCAGGCCGACACGAGCATAGACACCTTCCAGGAGTGGGGGCTCCTGGGCTACTACGTCGGCGAAGTCGTGCAAGAAGCGCGGCCGGCGATCGTCGGGTCCTTGGCTCAGCCCGACCTCGCCGACCTCAAGCACTTCGGAGCCGCAACCGCGACATCCGGCGGAGTCGAGATCTACCACATCCCAGGAATCACCCCTGAAGCTCCCACACTCGAGGCCGCGTTCGGTGGAGGAACGGTGCCGGAGGCGATCCGCTACGGCGATGCCGAGCGACGCTGGGCGTACGAGACGCTGAACGCGCAAGGCGACAGTGATGACGTCGATTTCATTCTGCTCGGCTGCCCGCATGCCTCACTCGACCAGGTCGCGCAGGTCGCCCATCTGCTCGAGGGACGGCGGCTTCACGAAGGAACCGAACTCTGGGTCATGACACCGCGGGCCCTGCGCACGATGGCAGACCGCAACGGATACACGCAGACGATCATGCGCGCCGGCGGCAAGGTGCTGACCGACTCCTGCCCGGCGATGTCGCGTGCGGCACCTCCTGGCACGCGCGTGTTCGCAACAGACTCAGCCAAGCAGGCCCACTACCTGCCGGCGATTCTCGGCATCGAAGCCTGGTTCGGCACACTCGACGAGTGCGTGGATGCCGCCATCACCGGCCGGTGGCGTGGGGAGCTCGCATGA